GGTCCAGAAATTGGACATGCGCCGCCAGTAGACCCGTTCGCGGGGAGCACTGGCGTCAAATACCGGGCGGCCCAGCACCATCGCGTCCGGCTCGCGCTGCGAGATGGCCATGAACTCGGCGATCAGGTGGGCGGGGTGCTGGCCGTCCGAATCCATGACCAGCACATGGGTGAAGCCTTCGGCCGCCGCGGCTTCGATGCCGTGCAGCACAGCCGCTCCCTTGCCCTGGTTGGTGGGCAATGCCAGCACGCGCAGCGCGGGGTCGGCGGCGGCTTCGGCCTGCAACCAGTGTTCGCTGCCGTCGGTGCTGCCATCGACCACAACCCACACTGGAGCCCAGGCGGCGCGCGCCGCCTGCAGCGTGCCGCGCAGGCGCGTGCCGGGGTTGTAACTGGGGATCAGAACCAGATGGGAACGCTGCGCTGCATCGGCGTCGGCGTCGGGAGCGGACGCCGGGTGCGGCGTGGCATGCTGGGGCATGTCGCGCTCGGGTTCCCGGATAGCGTGCTCAGCTGGCGCGCTGCGCCGCGACGTAGGCGGCGAGGCTGCCGAGCGACGCGAAAATGGTCTTGTTGTCGGGGTTGTCCGAACGCAGTTCGACCCCGTACTTGCGCGACACCAGCAGGGCAATCTCCAGGATGTCGATGGAGTCCAGCCCGAAGCCTTCGCCATAAAGCGGCGTCTCGGCAGTGACGTCCTCCAGCCGCAGGTCTGCGATGTCAAGTTCGTCGATGATCAGGCGGGCGAGTTCGGTTTCGAGTTCGGTCATGTTGCAAGAGAGGGGCCGCCGCGGCACGCTGCCGGGCCGGATCGTCCCGGCGCGCCGTGGGGGCCAGCCGATGCTACCAAAGGCCCCGGTGGCGGGCTAGCCGAGAGAACTTTGGTAACAACATCAGCAGGGCTTTGGGGAATCCTGGCACCGCGTACAGGGTCTTTTAAGGTATAAAGCGTTCGCTTCGCAGCCCGACGCACGGTCAGCGGGCCCAGGTCCCGCTGACGTAAAGGGGCCGTAAAGGTACCGCGCGAAGCGCCGTTTGCTACACATGATAACGACACCAATGATGTCCTCGAGCCAACCTTCTTCACACCACGCCCGCGCCCGGCCCGTCAAGGACGCGCGGACCACTGCGACTGGCACGCCGCAGGCTCCGGCCGTGGGCCGCGGCCGCGGTTGGCTCGCGGGGGTCGCCGGGTTCGTCGCCTACGAATGCGGGCTGCATTATGCCGCCCATCGGCCGGGAGCAGAAGTCGCCGCATTGTTCCTGGGTGTCCTCCCGTTCCTTGCGCTTGGTTTCCTGGCCGCGCTACGCACGGCCGGGCGCAAGCCGGCGCTGTTTGCCCTGGTCGCCGCGTGCGCGGCGCTCTGGCTCTGGCGTGCCCCGCTGTCGCACCATTTCGGCTGGACTTACCTGCTGCAGCACGCCGGCGTCAACGTCGCGCTTGGCGTGATGTTCGGCCTGACCTTGCGCGACGGCCGCACGCCGCTGTGTGCACAGATCGCCGCGGCGCTGCATGGCGACCTGACGCCGGCGCACGCCCGCTATGCACGGCGCGTGACGCAGGGCTGGACCCTGTTCTTCGCCGCCATGGCCGGCGCGTCCACGCTGCTGTTCGTGCTGGCCCCGGTGGCAACGTGGTCGAACTTCGCCAACCTCGGCACGCCTTTGCTGATCGCCGCGATGTTCGCTGCCGAGGCGGCATGCCGCCGCATCGCCTTCCCCGACATGCGCCATGGCGGCCTGCTCGATGCGGTGCATGGCTACCGCGCCGTAATGGCGGCCCGGGCGGCCCGGGCAGCCCGGGCGGCCCGGGCCTCCCGCGCCGTGACCCCGGCCGCCACCGGGATGCCGCGCTGACGCGCGCCGCACCGCATCCGCCATGACTGCGATCCCGCTCGTCGCGCACACCTCCCCTGCCGCCATCCTCGCGTGGGTGCAGGGCCGGCCCGTCACCATGGGCAGGTTCCTGGCCGACGTGGCACAGCTTGCCGCCGCGCTGCCGGCCGGCGGCCATGTCTTCAACGCCTGCACCGACCGCTACCATTTCACCGTCGGCCTGTGCGCCGCGCTGCTGCGGGGCAAGGCCACGCTGCTGCCGTCGTCGCAAACCCCCGAGACGGTACGCCAGCTAAGCGCATTCGCGCCGGACGTCTTTTGCCTGCAGGACCAGCCGGCCGCACCGATGGCGATGCCGGTGTTCGACTACCACGAGGGCCTTCCCGTGGCAGCGGTCTCGGATGCCGACGCACGCGCCGATGTGCCGCTGATTCCTGCCGACCGGGTGCTGGCCTACGTCTTCACGTCCGGCTCGACCGGCAC
This genomic window from Cupriavidus sp. P-10 contains:
- a CDS encoding glycosyltransferase family 2 protein — protein: MPQHATPHPASAPDADADAAQRSHLVLIPSYNPGTRLRGTLQAARAAWAPVWVVVDGSTDGSEHWLQAEAAADPALRVLALPTNQGKGAAVLHGIEAAAAEGFTHVLVMDSDGQHPAHLIAEFMAISQREPDAMVLGRPVFDASAPRERVYWRRMSNFWTDVETLWAGIGDSLYGFRVYPIAPLRAVMRETHWMRRFDFDPEAAVRLCWRGVRPINVAAPVRYFARGEGGVSHFRYLRDNLLLTGMHLRLLAGCLVRLPVLLWRRLRVSGKAAPRHLR
- a CDS encoding phosphopantetheine-binding protein; amino-acid sequence: MTELETELARLIIDELDIADLRLEDVTAETPLYGEGFGLDSIDILEIALLVSRKYGVELRSDNPDNKTIFASLGSLAAYVAAQRAS
- a CDS encoding acyl carrier protein, yielding MFLGVLPFLALGFLAALRTAGRKPALFALVAACAALWLWRAPLSHHFGWTYLLQHAGVNVALGVMFGLTLRDGRTPLCAQIAAALHGDLTPAHARYARRVTQGWTLFFAAMAGASTLLFVLAPVATWSNFANLGTPLLIAAMFAAEAACRRIAFPDMRHGGLLDAVHGYRAVMAARAARAARAARASRAVTPAATGMPR